From the genome of Malus sylvestris chromosome 6, drMalSylv7.2, whole genome shotgun sequence, one region includes:
- the LOC126626077 gene encoding E3 ubiquitin-protein ligase RING1-like: MSSSGGHSGSVGGPIAPQLYFCHECDRTVSLTPSPTSDLVCPLCSGGFLEEMETPNPSPFPPNPFFSFPSSDAPPFASSGFPLLFSSSAPGPAPGPANIADDLSALFGGAPQRSSPFHDPDAFNPFVFLQNYLQTLRANGANVQFVIDSTPGGGGDPSGFRAPTNLNLGDYFFGPGLEQLIQQLAENDPNRYGTPPASKSAIEALLVVKISEELLASDSSQCAVCKDSFELGEEAKQMPCKHIYHSDCILPWLELHNTCPVCRHELPTDDSEYEQRIRGESGNGNQTSQSGAPGGANISVGGGGSSSGFGFGIGAPSPDNQSPSPRTVERRFTISLPRFFRQLGGTAETSNTGSGNNEESNSGNRGRHNSGSEEPRQEDLD, from the coding sequence ATGTCGTCCTCGGGCGGCCACTCCGGCAGTGTTGGCGGTCCGATCGCCCCTCAGCTTTACTTTTGCCACGAGTGCGACCGTACAGTTTCCCTCACCCCCTCACCTACCTCCGATCTCGTTTGCCCTCTTTGCAGCGGCGGCTTCCTCGAAGAGATGGAAACCCCTAACCCTAGCCCTTTCCCCCCcaatcctttcttctctttccccTCCTCCGACGCTCCTCCCTTTGCCTCCAGCGGATTTCCCCTCCTCTTCTCCTCCTCCGCCCCCGGCCCCGCTCCCGGCCCTGCCAATATAGCCGACGATCTCTCCGCCCTCTTCGGTGGCGCACCCCAACGCTCCTCACCCTTTCACGACCCCGACGCTTTCAACCCCTTCGTCTTCCTCCAGAATTACTTGCAAACCCTAAGGGCAAATGGTGCCAATGTCCAGTTCGTGATCGATAGCACCCCCGGCGGCGGCGGGGACCCATCAGGCTTTCGTGCTCCCACCAATCTTAATCTCGGCGATTACTTCTTCGGCCCGGGCCTCGAGCAATTGATCCAACAATTAGCCGAGAACGATCCAAACAGGTACGGCACGCCACCCGCCTCAAAATCGGCGATCGAAGCCTTGCTGGTTGTGAAAATCTCAGAGGAGTTGTTGGCTTCGGATTCATCGCAGTGTGCTGTGTGTAAGGACTCATTCGAGCTCGGTGAGGAGGCCAAACAGATGCCCTGTAAGCACATATACCACTCGGATTGTATTCTGCCTTGGCTGGAATTGCACAACACATGTCCCGTCTGTCGCCACGAGCTGCCCACCGATGATTCTGAATACGAGCAGAGGATTCGTGGGGAATCTGGAAATGGCAATCAAACTAGTCAATCTGGGGCTCCTGGTGGAGCCAATATTTCTGTGGGCGGCGGTGGGAGTAGTAGTGGGTTTGGGTTTGGAATTGGCGCGCCATCTCCAGACAATCAGAGTCCGAGTCCCCGAACTGTGGAGCGGAGGTTTACCATCTCCCTGCCGCGCTTTTTCAGGCAATTGGGTGGTACGGCCGAGACTAGCAATACTGGGAGTGGAAACAATGAGGAGTCGAACTCAGGGAATAGGGGAAGGCATAACTCTGGATCAGAGGAGCCTAGGCAAGAAGATCTTGATTGA
- the LOC126626076 gene encoding uncharacterized protein LOC126626076 isoform X1 → MDLLVSVCFLKNSPLPTKTLDLRQAGPQLPRDERSEKSGRSIMSPSNPRSVENTGGGGGGGGNNYIEHQVSKMDTLAGVAIKYGVEMVNTKQVCDIKRMNGFATDLQMFALNTLKIPLPGRHPPSIPSPTTTTASRENDTEKSTPCLGQSIGSKPPKEKKVTTAMSTLQKYYGLRSPNLKGKAQGMEMAVYRSRSSESFDQSAVSPLSDPLSHPNKSRHSSIDLLSENGAMADYLAAQLGDGQGEKSDDKSVRRRQKAEVDDGAVTPERLLKGENGGGTRASTGNGLAMRQKSSSRASLQSDSDSGWLNSVPVGMGDSITIMTDDMAVVRKSSSTPSLKDQDSNNTVSIWPTSRWSLTQDLQALSTATMARPIFDGLPKPITGRWKKALD, encoded by the exons ATGGATCTGCTTGTGTCGGTTTGCTTTCTGAAAAACTCTCCACTCCCAACCAAGACTTTGGATTTGAGGCAGGCAGGCCCACAGCTGCCAAGGGACGAGAGATCGGAGAAAAGTGGCAGATCAATTATGTCTCCTTCCAATCCAAGGTCGGTCGAGAATACTGGAggaggcggcggcggcggcggcaaTAATTACATAgagcaccaagtctccaagatggACACACTCGCCGGCGTTGCCATCAAATACGGCGTCGAG ATGGTAAACACTAAACAGGTGTGTGACATTAAAAGGATGAATGGGTTTGCTACAGATCTTCAAATGTTTGCTTTGAACACCTTGAAAATACCTTTGCCCGGAAGACATCCTCCCTCTATTCCTTCTCCAACCACAACCACCGCCTCAAG AGAAAACGACACTGAAAAATCCACTCCTTGTCTTGGCCAATCTATTGGTTCAAAACCTCCCAAAGAGAAGAAGGTCACTACAGCAATGAGCACTTTACAGAAATACTATGGTCTAAGATCTCCGAATTTGAAGGGAAAAGCGCAAGGCATGGAGATGGCTGTCTACAGAAGTCGAAGTTCTGAATCCTTTGATCAAAGCGCGGTCTCACCATTGTCTGACCCTCTAAGTCACCCTAACAAGTCCAGACATTCTTCCATTGATCTCTTGTCTGAGAATGGTGCAATGGCTGATTACCTTGCAGCACAACTTGGAGATGGGCAGGGTGAGAAATCTGATGACAAATCAGTCCGGAGGCGTCAGAAAGCTGAAGTTGATGATGGGGCAGTCACACCAGAAAGGTTGTTAAAGGGGGAAAACGGTGGTGGGACCAGAGCTTCAACAGGAAATGGTTTAGCCATGAGGCAGAAATCATCAAGCCGAGCATCGCTGCAATCTGATTCAGATTCAGGATGGCTGAACTCTGTTCCGGTGGGAATGGGGGATTCTATCACTATCATGACAGACGACATGGCTGTGGTTCGCAAGTCATCAAGCACACCGAGCTTAAAAGACCAAGACAGTAATAACACGGTATCAATTTGGCCAACTTCAAGGTGGAGCTTGACACAAGACCTTCAAGCTCTCTCAACTGCAACGATGGCCAGACCAATCTTTGATGGCTTACCAAAGCCAATAACTGGCCGCTGGAAAAAAGCCCTTGATTAG
- the LOC126626076 gene encoding uncharacterized protein LOC126626076 isoform X2: MDLLVSVCFLKNSPLPTKTLDLRQAGPQLPRDERSEKSGRSIMSPSNPRSVENTGGGGGGGGNNYIEHQVSKMDTLAGVAIKYGVEVCDIKRMNGFATDLQMFALNTLKIPLPGRHPPSIPSPTTTTASRENDTEKSTPCLGQSIGSKPPKEKKVTTAMSTLQKYYGLRSPNLKGKAQGMEMAVYRSRSSESFDQSAVSPLSDPLSHPNKSRHSSIDLLSENGAMADYLAAQLGDGQGEKSDDKSVRRRQKAEVDDGAVTPERLLKGENGGGTRASTGNGLAMRQKSSSRASLQSDSDSGWLNSVPVGMGDSITIMTDDMAVVRKSSSTPSLKDQDSNNTVSIWPTSRWSLTQDLQALSTATMARPIFDGLPKPITGRWKKALD, from the exons ATGGATCTGCTTGTGTCGGTTTGCTTTCTGAAAAACTCTCCACTCCCAACCAAGACTTTGGATTTGAGGCAGGCAGGCCCACAGCTGCCAAGGGACGAGAGATCGGAGAAAAGTGGCAGATCAATTATGTCTCCTTCCAATCCAAGGTCGGTCGAGAATACTGGAggaggcggcggcggcggcggcaaTAATTACATAgagcaccaagtctccaagatggACACACTCGCCGGCGTTGCCATCAAATACGGCGTCGAG GTGTGTGACATTAAAAGGATGAATGGGTTTGCTACAGATCTTCAAATGTTTGCTTTGAACACCTTGAAAATACCTTTGCCCGGAAGACATCCTCCCTCTATTCCTTCTCCAACCACAACCACCGCCTCAAG AGAAAACGACACTGAAAAATCCACTCCTTGTCTTGGCCAATCTATTGGTTCAAAACCTCCCAAAGAGAAGAAGGTCACTACAGCAATGAGCACTTTACAGAAATACTATGGTCTAAGATCTCCGAATTTGAAGGGAAAAGCGCAAGGCATGGAGATGGCTGTCTACAGAAGTCGAAGTTCTGAATCCTTTGATCAAAGCGCGGTCTCACCATTGTCTGACCCTCTAAGTCACCCTAACAAGTCCAGACATTCTTCCATTGATCTCTTGTCTGAGAATGGTGCAATGGCTGATTACCTTGCAGCACAACTTGGAGATGGGCAGGGTGAGAAATCTGATGACAAATCAGTCCGGAGGCGTCAGAAAGCTGAAGTTGATGATGGGGCAGTCACACCAGAAAGGTTGTTAAAGGGGGAAAACGGTGGTGGGACCAGAGCTTCAACAGGAAATGGTTTAGCCATGAGGCAGAAATCATCAAGCCGAGCATCGCTGCAATCTGATTCAGATTCAGGATGGCTGAACTCTGTTCCGGTGGGAATGGGGGATTCTATCACTATCATGACAGACGACATGGCTGTGGTTCGCAAGTCATCAAGCACACCGAGCTTAAAAGACCAAGACAGTAATAACACGGTATCAATTTGGCCAACTTCAAGGTGGAGCTTGACACAAGACCTTCAAGCTCTCTCAACTGCAACGATGGCCAGACCAATCTTTGATGGCTTACCAAAGCCAATAACTGGCCGCTGGAAAAAAGCCCTTGATTAG
- the LOC126626078 gene encoding protein phosphatase 1 regulatory subunit INH3-like has protein sequence MSGGGRGRGTTAPTTSGSMTTTITLENAGSSSSQSEAVVLKLNRKKKKQVSWKEGTVDNEFMQKKSSKKCCIFHKQKPFDEDDSDDEEHHHHHDHDHNHHHHPSPSSSGINSNSV, from the coding sequence ATGAGCGGCGGCGGGAGAGGCAGAGGCACAACAGCACCAACGACGAGCGGGAGCATGACGACGACCATCACCCTTGAGAACGCGGGCTCATCGTCGTCGCAATCGGAAGCAGTGGTGCTGAAGCTGaatcggaagaagaagaagcaggtgTCGTGGAAGGAAGGGACGGTGGACAACGAGTTCATGCAGAAGAAGAGCTCCAAAAAGTGCTGCATCTTCCACAAGCAGAAGCCCTTCGACGAGGACGACAGCGACGATGAGGAacaccatcaccaccacgaTCACGATcacaatcaccaccaccacccctcACCTTCTTCTTCAGGCATTAACAGCAACTCCGTCTGA